The Dioscorea cayenensis subsp. rotundata cultivar TDr96_F1 chromosome 8, TDr96_F1_v2_PseudoChromosome.rev07_lg8_w22 25.fasta, whole genome shotgun sequence genome segment GGGACTTGTATAAGAGACTATATCGATGTTACCGATCTTGTTGATGCTCATGTGAAAGCTCTTGAAAAGGCAGAAGTTAACAAAGTTGGTATATACAATGTTGGTACTGGAAAAGGTAATGCGGGGATTTAGTCTCTGAATTGCTTAATGTTCTTGAAGAgttattgaatttgtttttctgCCAATGAGCCAGGGAGATCAGTGAAGGAGTTTGTGGATGCTTGCAAGAAGGCAACCCAGGTTGACATCAAAGTCGAATACCTGAATCGGCGACCGGGTGACTATGCAGAAGTTTACAGTGACCCGTCTAAAATTGTTCGTGAATTGAACTGGACAGCGAAGCACACTGACCTTGAACAGAGCCTTCGGATTGCATGGAGATGGCAGCAATTGCACACAGATGGCTATGCGCCTCCAATGGCTATGGCTTTTTGATATGAAAGCGGGAACGATGTCTTTTCCGAGCTTATTACAGATTAGAAGGGTTGTATTTATGTAGTTGGATTTGACAGCATGTCTCTTTCGAGGCACTAactctttatttctttatccTTATGTAGGTGAACCATTTCGATGTATTCCCTCGTGGATTTATGATTTATAAAGCAACTTATTTGACAAGATTATTTTTCTGCATGTTCGATAGCACCTTATTCATTCCAATGTGTTTCAAGTTCCAACAGAAGACCAACTGCAATTCCAATCCAAACTAGTATGCTTGAAATGGTATTTCATTAGATTTTGTCAAATACATCAGTTTGGTAACTATATAATACAGATGCTTCAGATAGAAATCACACATTTCGACAGACATGGAAGATTATTCAGACCGAAGTACTCTGCAAATAAATCTGTTCTCAATCTGTGTAGTATTAATTGCCAAATTGTCACCGAGTAGAATTCTTTCGACCTCGATGTCATGAAGTACCATGGCCTTGTGGGTCTTAGCTTCCCAGTATCAACATGCATGATGATGTATGAGATGATACCAATGATCACTTTTACAATGCTTGCAAAATTTCAAGTTCATTCTCATTCGACACTGGAAACTCGATCCAACTTCGACCAGGCATCTTGTGCACTCCATATTCGCTCATAATGTCTCGAACACGAGCCTTTTCATCCCAGATTCCATCTGAAGCATGCACGCTTGAAAGGGTAACATACACTGAAGGTTCATCAGGCTTTATCTTAAGTATTTTCATTGCTGCAAGCTTTGCTAACTCTACATTTCCATGCACCTTGCATGATGCGAGCAATGGTTCCCAAACTAGCTGGTCTGGTTCGCAAGGCATAGCATGAATAAATTCTATAGCATCCTCAACCATTCCTGCACGACCGAATAGATCAACCATGCAAGCATAATGCTCCTTTTTCGGCATCAATCGGTAGGCTGTACTCATTAAATTGAAGTACTCACAGCCCTCAGTGACTAGACCGGCACGACTGCAAGAAACAAGAATCCCGACGAAAGTTAAGTCATCAGGCTGAATGCCTTTCTCCTGCATTTGATCAAATGCTTTAAGAGCCTCTTTCTCAAATCCATGGTGTGAAAAACCATTTATCAGTGCATTCCATGAAACAGTGTCTCTTCTTTGCATCGAATCAAACACTTTTGTCGCGTTCTCGATACTTCCGCACTTGGCATACATTGTTATCAGAGAATTCTCTACAGAAATGTCCTCATCGATACCTAATTTCACAGTTCTTGAATGGATTTGTTGTCCCAAAGGAGGACTTGGTATTGTAGAACAAGCACTGACAGCTCCGGTGACACTAAAGATCGGTGTGCTTAATGCTTCACGTAGCATTTGCCGGAACAAGAGCACAGCTTTTTCTCCATATCCATTTTGACAGAAACTCATCAGCAAAGCAGTCCAAGAGATAGTATCTTTATCAAGCATCAATTCAAACACTCTCTCTGACTCTCTAATTGCACCACATCTTCCATAGAGTGTAAGCACTGCATTGCTAACTGATACATCATACATGAAACCATTTTTCACGGCATAACCATGAACTTCTTTTCCTAATCTTAGTTGTTGGAAATTAGAACAAGCCTTGATAACACTTGCAACAACAAACAGATCGATAACCATCTTCTCTGATACCATCCGGCGAAAAATACCGATTGCTTCCACAGCAAAACCATTATGCATGTAAGCAGCAAGCAGCGAAgttaaagaaacaacatcatgcTTCAATCTATCAGATAGCCTGATCACCTCGTTAATGCCTCCACAGCGCCCATACATTGCAATCATCGTGCTACCTAGCCGGTCATCTACTTCAATCCCAAGTTTCACTATGAAACCATGAGTTTGTTTTGCCTGGTTGAGCTTTGTTGGGTCATCAAAAACCTTGACAAGACTAGCAAATGTCATAATCACAGGCTGAACACCACTGCAAACCATGTCCCTGAAAAGTGGAAACACAGCATCTCGGCACTGACACAGCTCACTATTGGCCAAACAAGTTATCATACTAGTCCAAACAACAACATCTTTTCCTCAAACTCGAATCAAACACTTTGAATGCCCAATCAACCATCCCACACTTTCCATACATATCAATCAGCAAACTTTGCACAAACGCATCAGATTCAACTCCAGACTTAATCATACCACAATGCACTTGAACTCCAAGAAGAAAATCTCTCGTTTGAGCACAACCCgagataatgcctccaaatGTGAATTTATTAGGAATTATGCTACATTGCAAACGCTTAAACAAATTCATTGCATGTTTCAGATTACCAATCCGAGCGTAGCCTGAAATTAGAGCAGAAAAGGAGACAATGTTTGGATGGGGAATTTCATCAAGCAGCTTGTGGGCATCAAAGAGAGATGGGATTGAAGAGTAGGAATGGAGCAAGTTGTTGCAGAGGAAGGTGGAGGAAAGGCATCCGAGCTTGAGGGAGAGGCCATGGATGGATCTGGTGTCTAAATGGAGAAGCTTGAGGTAAGATGAGAGCTTTTCTGGGAGGTTTGCCAATGGTGATCGAGTGGGTGCCATTGATGGCGGGAAGTTCAAACAAAGAGTCAAGGACCATGGTTTTCAGTTAATACCGTTTGGTGTAAttgtgtgtgcatatatatatatatatatatatatatatatatatatatatatatatattattattattattattattattattattattaaaaagcaCCAACATTTAGTTATACTAGGTATTTTTTCCGGCTTCGCATCggagtttttaaatattatgagtagttttgaggcaatatcatatataaaataatataattaaacaactattaatgtagaaattattttatatcttgAATTTCAAAGGTTTTACGGaaatttattgtataaataattaggtggaattaatattttttaattatcaatattataagtaatataaataaaaacttaaatatcatttaaaaaaaaataaaattctttttcGAAATGGattatatatctattttaataatatgtatacataatatttcttcaagtaaaaattcaatttttgttaataaaactattttattattattttttttttatgaaagtgAATACACATAAGTGTCTTGCACACGAATTgagaattaattatataatccATGTACCTTCAAAGATAAAAGTTTGAGCTGCGAGTCTGCATCTGAtttgttatcattattgtttttaataagtcttgaacttgaattttttttattgtcttaaTTTCATTTTCTGCAATAACGCTAAATATGGCTAGGTTATTACCATGGGGTATAATACGGTTTTATAGGGTGGATttgattgaattaaaaaaataattataatttatagttattttttagcAAGTGCGAGGTAAAATGAATTTTACATCTAATGATTGATTGCCACGTCACCGTTTCGTTATAGAGGATTTCAACCTGTTGCGACGGAGAAACCAAGGCTTCTCCAGCCTTGGTTCCATCGTTCAAGCTAAGAAAGCTTATTTCCCTTATTGACCCTATGAATCTTCGAATCATCAAAAATGACACGCTATATTGGAACGCTAAAATAAGTCCTAACTAAAGAGTGTTTCTCTAACGTATGAGGGGTAATTCCGTAATTGTACGCCCATTTTGTTCATAGGATGAGctttttttcagctttttttcccctcaaatttcattgatttcattgcgttttgattgaaatcctTCGATTTCGTCTCGAAATTTCAACGCAAAATGCTCCATAATTCTCTGATAAATTCTTCAAATTCGAGAATTCCGATCGGTTTTCGGAGCTCGAGATGCCAAAATCGAGGGTTTTCGTTGTTTGTTCGGAGTTCGGTGGCGACGGGGCCGCAGAAGGGGGGATTGGGGCCGCACACGGGGCGTGATCCGAATGTGAAGAAGCCCGAGTGGCTGCGGCAGCGGGCGCCGGCCGGAGAGAGGTATGAGAAGCTCAAGGATTCGCTGAAGGAGCTCAAGCTCCACACCGTCTGCGAGGAAGCTCAGTGCCCTAATATCGGAGAGGTTCGGACTGGATCTTCTCTCTTTATATCGGCATTTGGTATTTTAGGTTGGTGTAGTTGCTATTTTGAAGTTTGTTTTGGATTGAGGATATTTGGATGCCGTCTCTTGCTTTGATTGATGAAATATAGaagttgtgatttttttctttgttttatgatTCCAAAGGAACTAGTTTTACAATGTAATCAAGATGATGTTTCTGATTGGAAAATGAAtgaatttttgtaagaaatttgtCTCGAAAATGGGATTATTGCTTCATGATTATagaatgatgaagaaaagtatCCTCTAGGGTTAACAATATGGAAACCATGGTGTTTCTTGAATCTTCATTTTATGGGTTTTTACTTTGATTCAGTGGTTCATCTTCCTAAGTTCCTAGCCACTTAAACTTGATTTTATAACCCAACTTTTTCTAGGTTGAATGTTTTATAGAAGCAGCGGTGTGATGTTTTTCTaggttaatatatatttaaatcatattaaCCTTGAAATTGAATTATTATTCATGTGTTTGGGTGTGATGACCTTGATAAATGTGAGTAACTTGAGATTGATGGATAGTCTTGATTGTTCCTTTTTCTCAGATTCATTTTAtgttaatataaaacaaaagagCATTCACATTGGCAACACTACTACCTGAATGAATTCTATGCTTTGTATCATTTTTAGTAATGGAAGAATATCTTTACTATGCTTGAAGTTTGTGTATGTTGTTGAGCAGGTTATGTTCCTTATACTGATAATTGCTATGCCATTCTGTCTGGATAGTACTGGATAGAATTAAACTGTTGTACTGGATTGAGGCCAGAGGATGTTCATAATCGGATTGATGATAGACTGTTTCATTTGCAGTGTTGGAATGGAGGGGGAGATGGCATTGCAACTGCAACTATCATGCTTTTAGGTGATACTTGCACTCGTGGGTGTAG includes the following:
- the LOC120267368 gene encoding pentatricopeptide repeat-containing protein At4g13650-like, whose amino-acid sequence is MAPTRSPLANLPEKLSSYLKLLHLDTRSIHGLSLKLGCLSSTFLCNNLLHSYSSIPSLFDAHKLLDEIPHPNIVSFSALISGYARIGNLKHAMNLFKRLQCSIIPNKFTFGGIISGCAQTRDFLLGVQVHCGMIKSGVESDAFVQSLLIDMYGKCGMVDWAFKVDMVCSGVQPVIMTFASLVKVFDDPTKLNQAKQTHGFIVKLGIEVDDRLGSTMIAMYGRCGGINEVIRLSDRLKHDVVSLTSLLAAYMHNGFAVEAIGIFRRMVSEKMVIDLFVVASVIKACSNFQQLRLGKEVHGYAVKNGFMYDVSVSNAVLTLYGRCGAIRESERVFELMLDKDTISWTALLMSFCQNGYGEKAVLLFRQMLREALSTPIFSVTGAVSACSTIPSPPLGQQIHSRTVKLGIDEDISVENSLITMYAKCGSIENATKVFDSMQRRDTVSWNALINGFSHHGFEKEALKAFDQMQEKGIQPDDLTFVGILVSCSRAGLVTEGCEYFNLMSTAYRLMPKKEHYACMVDLFGRAGMVEDAIEFIHAMPCEPDQLVWEPLLASCKVHGNVELAKLAAMKILKIKPDEPSVYVTLSSVHASDGIWDEKARVRDIMSEYGVHKMPGRSWIEFPVSNENELEILQAL